One part of the Osmerus mordax isolate fOsmMor3 chromosome 18, fOsmMor3.pri, whole genome shotgun sequence genome encodes these proteins:
- the LOC136962559 gene encoding collagen alpha-3(IX) chain-like, which yields MASHSSTLTRRQPWHQALVLYSSACMALLSFLLAPALAQLDLNRLDGDTVCPTMRNGQDDLPGFDLITQFQLDVIPLKGVRKVEGSTPLQVAYRLDREANFQIPTRLNFPRGFPDEYSLMATFRMIKSTVSKVWNVWQVVDEDGRKMAGLRLNGDQQALEYFLTGADGDLQTVIFPGLSVLFNTKWHKVMIGVERDQVTLYVDCHPVDRRPIKEKGPVTTEGDTLIGRLDADADASVVFELQWMLIHCDPKRAQRESCSELPATEMFANAEPDPKPVPGPPGIPGPEGPRGPHGEDGRDGIPGTPGNTGAPGSKGDKGEIGLPGQRGLPGLPGAVGSPGSMGPRGAVGERGLQGFPGPAGPPGPATEGPPGPPGKAGIPGDEGNIGPEGTPGPRGAVGLPGPAGPAGPPGPAGPPGAANPEGSGEACPAACPAGPQGIHGMPGMKGHKGLPGDSGVPGEAGPKGESGPAGVDGAPGRMGDDGQRGPIGFPGTLGDKGDRGPPGFNGIPGPTGPPGAPGVEGIRGRQGLEGPKGDDGAVGLQGEQGPVGPKGDTGEAGKDGMDGVPGIDGAQGESGPPGSIGIRGIVGIPGLPGKQGEVGPAGPKGDTGAEGAVGPVGLPGKTGDIGESGEDGIPGDKGATGETGKQGPLGAAGPPGIEGDKGEKGDTGEKGLKGHTGPKGDQGPVGALGPKGSEGDPGLVGDPGVKGDQGPPGVPGIKGEVGEKGTRGATGEEGRPGQPGHEGLTGPMGARGLEGEIGIPGSPGPRGLPGPKVNDKKLQELCSAIVEEHLAEFKKEMLMKPAPLAAPGPAGPPGPPGPAGATGPAGDAGPRGLAGIKGHPGYYGLPGAPGKQGDAGVKGDKGDKGGDGVGIKGTSGEPGPQGAPGLPGVGKDGKDGPAGEAGIPGMPGAPGPRGSSGAQGLCDPSDCIGRPQPLFLMSGKKSSSIKGP from the exons AGCTAGATCTTAACAGACTGGACGGCGACACTGTCTGCCCCACCATGAGAAACGGACAGGATGACCTACCAG GTTTCGATCTTATTACGCAGTTCCAGCTGGACGTGATCCCGCTGAAGGGAGTCAGGAAGGTGGAGGGCTCCACTCCCCTGCAGGTGGCCTACCGGCTCGATAGAGAGGCAAACTTCCAAATTCCAACTCG GTTGAACTTCCCCCGGGGCTTCCCTGACGAGTACTCTCTCATGGCCACCTTCCGGATGATCAAGAGCACCGTCAGCAAGGTGTGGAACGTGTGGCAGGTGGTGGACGAGGACGGACGCAAAATGGCCGGCCTGAGGCTCAACGGCGACCAGCAGGCCCTGGAGTACTTCCTCACGGGCGCCGACGGCGACCTGCAGACGGTCATCTTCCCAGGCCTCTCGGTTCTCTTCAACACCAAGTGGCACAAGGTGATGATCGGTGTGGAGCGCGACCAAGTCACCCTGTACGTGGACTGCCACCCCGTGGACCGCAGGCCCATCAAGGAGAAAGGCCCCGTCACCACGGAGGGGGACACCCTCATCGGTCGCCTGGATGCCGATGCTGACGCTTCAGTGGTG TTTGAACTCCAATGGATGCTGATTCACTGCGACCCAAAGAGAGCCCAGCGAGAGAGCTGCAGCGAGCTGCCAGCCACAGAG ATGTTTGCCAATGCTGAG CCTGACCCAAAGCCAGTGCCAGGGCCCCCAGGTATCCCAGGCCCCGAAGGCCCCCGAGGGCCCCATGGAGAAGACGGCAGAGAT GGTATTCCAGGCACCCCTGGCAACACTGGTGCTCCT GGCAGCAAAGGGGACAAGGGAGAGATCGGTCTTCCTGGACAAAGAGGTCTGCCTGGCCTACCAGGAGCTGTT GGATCCCCGGGCTCAATGGGTCCCAGAGgggcagtgggagagaga GGACTTCAAGGTTTTCCGGGGCCAGCAGGCCCTCCT GGCCCTGCAACAGAAGGACCTCCT GGGCCGCCTGGGAAAGCAGGAATCCCTGGAGATGAGGGAAACATTGGGCCAGAG GGCACACCGGGTCCCAGGGGTGCTGTGGGTCTACCAGGCCCCGCTGGCCCTGCTGGGCCCCCTGGACCTGCA GGACCTCCCGGGGCTGCAAACCCTGAGGGCAGTGGGGAAGCT TGTCCCGCTGCCTGCCCAGCGGGCCCACAGGGGATCCACGGGATGCCAGGGATGAAG GGACACAAAGGTTTGCCGGGTGATTCCGGGGTGCCTGGGGAGGCTGGACCCAAG GGTGAGTCTGGACCAGCTGGTGTAGATGGAGCCCCAGGACGGATGGGAGATGAT GGCCAAAGAGGACCTATTGGTTTTCCTGGGACCCTTGGAGACAAGGGAGACAGG GGTCCTCCTGGATTTAACGGCATCCCAGGGCCCACTGGCCCACCAGGAGCACCT GGCGTGGAGGGCATTCGAGGACGTCAGGGTTTGGAAGGGCCCAAGGGTgatgat GGTGCAGTTGGCCTTCAAGGAGAGCAGGGGCCTGTTGGACCAAAGGGAGACACC GGAGAAGCAGGCAAAGATGGCATGGATGGTGTTCCTGGGATCGATGGAGCCCAG GGAGAATCAGGACCACCTGGATCCATCGGAATCAGGGGTATTGTTGGAATTCCA GGGTTACCAGGGAAGCAGGGAGAAGTTGGACCAGCCGGTCCAAAG GGGGATACTGGTGCAGAGGGGGCTGTGGGACCAGTTGGACTTCCAGGAAAGACT GGGGACATTGGAGAATCAGGAGAGGATGGCATACCAGGGGACAAGGGAGCCACT GGGGAGACTGGAAAACAGGGGCCACTTGGAGCTGCAGGTCCACCAGGCATTGAG GGAGATAAAGGAGAAAAGGGTGACACAGGTGAAAAGGGTTTGAAGGGTCATACTGGACCAAAAGGAGACCAG GGTCCAGTTGGCGCATTAGGTCCTAAAGGAAGTGAG GGGGATCCAGGTCTTGTTGGAGATCCTGGGGTTAAAGGAGACCAG GGTCCTCCTGGTGTTCCGGGAATCAAAGGAGAG GTTGGAGAGAAGGGCACAAGGGGCGCTACAGGGGAAGAGGGCAGACCAGGCCAGCCAGGACACGAGGGCCTGACAGGGCCCATGGGAGCCCGtggtctggagggagagataggcaTACCTGGGTCTCCTGGACCCAGAGGCCTGCCT GGTCCCAAAGTGAATGATAAGAAACTCCAGGAACTATGCTCAGCGATTGTAGAAG AACACTTAGCCGAGTTCAAGAAGGAGATGCTGATGAAGCCAGCCCCCCTGGCAGCACCTGGACCAGctggccccccagggccccccggGCCTGCTGGGGCCACTGGGCCGGCCGGAGACGCCGGACCCAGAGGGCTGGCAGGAATCAAAGGCCATCCTGGCTACTACGGTTTACCGGGTGCACCTGGCAAGCAAG GTGATGCTGGAGTGAAGGGTGATAAGGGAGacaagggaggggatggagttgGAATCAAAGGCACCTCAGGAGAACCAGGCCCACAAG GTGCACCTGGCCTTCCTGGTGTTGGAAAGGATGGCAAAGATGGCCCGGCTGGCGAGGCAGGAATCCCTGGCATGCCAGGTGCTCCGGGCCCCAGGGGCTCTTCAGGGGCCCAGGGCTTGTGCGACCCCTCAGACTGTATAGGGAGGCCCCAGCCCCTCTTCTTGATGAGTGGGAAAAAGTCTTCCAGCATCAAGGGCCCGTGA
- the col22a1 gene encoding collagen alpha-1(XXII) chain — protein sequence MELRLGVRASLVLLILALTLSGERVYAQRAGCKNVNYDLVFILDTSSSVGKENFEKIRQWVANLVDSFDVGEEKTRVGVVRYSDRPTIEFNLGRFKTMEEVKRAARNIRYIGGNTMTGDAISYTTKNIFTERAGARPAAKGIQKVAILVTDGRSQDYVLEPSKEAAKAGIRMFAVGIGEALKEELEEIAAEPKNAHVFHVTDFNAIDKIRGRLRRRLCENVLCPNMKVQPDRFKPNSTSYGLQEVPGFDLMDYFKVDDVLGTRVDEGQSSYVRLGTMPIVQQTEDVFTQGLPDEYAFVTTFKFRKTSRREDWYLWQIYDKYGIPQVSIRLDGENKAVEYNAVGLTKDAVRAVFKNSEVDNLFDRNWHKIALSVEAKQVTLFLDCKKIQTLPIEDREDIDIQGKTVIGKRLYDSVPIDFDLQRMMIYCDSKHAELESCCDLPTGPCPKQVVTEAPPVLIPTPTPTSGEQKRGPEVNCSCPAGERGAIGVPGIAGLKGEKGDAGSLGPAGPPGLNGQKGETGKVISVKGDRGLKGDSGSKGSLGDKGQKGEKGTSGVAGFAGKQGERGTKGEAGAAGDPGLPGPLGPKGVQGDSGPIGTPGPKGVSGTSGVKGEKGTSGTRGDAGLDGLPGKPGVSGKDGLRGLIGTPGPSGIKGDKGERGLAGLPGDVVQKEGLKGEAGPPGPAGPQGRDGPPGPPGEPGRLGLPGEPGEFGQRGKKGESGLPGVDGLPGSPGAQGPPGQHGNPGQTGPPGLPGEIGFSGKPGESGKAGLPGKDGLDGFPGNDGAKGSRGESGTDGFPGKSGPKGDDGPPGPRGPPGERGEGGLPGQQGVAGPRGEKGSQGDRGKDGSFGPKGDKGDKGDTGSRGAPGIPGNVANVIPEPGEPGKPGEQGVKGEQGKPGDLGPRGLPGEQGFKGLPGSQGPKGDIGPKGETGRVGDPGPPGLTGSQGSRGLPGNVGIPGTLGPPGLAGQRGDRGELGKDGRAGPPGAPGEPGVVGPPGPPGKGKDGLNGEPGPLGIQGPPGLKGQPGSQGLQGLPGDRGAQGEGKVGPPGAPGPRGELGSQGMRGPTGVAGPQGPAGHNGLPGRPGDKGPQGEPGKAADLSDLNLKDVCSDCPPGPAGPPGLPGAPGDKGHTGPPGKNGQDGYQGQPGPSGPPGPSGADGTKGVKGDRGPGGAPGDKGEKGHTGPPGHPGPVGIAGQPGADGQPGPIGSPGSPGEKGKEGLKGIQGPPGLPGLMGMAGKMGKDGRPGEQGEHGKQGEPGPPGNSGLRGLPGFKGHRGEPGQPGSKGEDGKQGLPGREGSPGKDGNQGASGPEGLMGPRGESGKPGEPGPSGKPGSPGTPGPSGVKGEPGNPGLPGFSGPKGPAGPSGPIGPEGKQGMQGRVGDRGIKGERGDSGTKGDKGPTGDPGMPGNPGTPGRKGHTGMMGMSGPPGDSGPNGPQGSPGNPGLPGPRGESVSLEQMRRLIQEELSKQLDAKLAYLMAQVQPAHVKSTAGRPGPPGPSGKDGNPGRAGPPGEPGMPGQNGGDGIRGPLGPKGERGSRGEKGEVGVGQRGEIGPAGPIGPAGMPGYSKDGMPGAAGTQGEPGNPGPHGQPGPTGPPGQCDPSQCAYYASLASRPHTKNVKGA from the exons ATGGAATTGCGGTTGGGAGTTAGGGCTTCCTTGGTCCTGCTCATTCTGGCCCTAACCCTCTCAGGAGAAAGGGTTTATGCCCAAAGGGCAG GGTGCAAAAATGTAAATTATGACCTGGTGTTCATTCTGGATACCTCCTCCAGCGTGGGAAAGGAGAACTTTGAGAAGATCAGACAGTGGGTGGCTAACCTGGTGGACTCGTTTGACGTGGGCGAGGAAAAGACACGCGTCGGTGTGGTCCGTTACAGTGACAGGCCTACTATAGAGTTTAACCTAGGGAGATTCAAGACAATGGAGGAGGTGAAACGAGCCGCCCGCAACATCCGCTACATTGGAGGGAATACAATGACTGGGGACGCTATCAGCTACACGACCAAAAACATCTTCACCGAGCGGGCCGGGGCCAGGCCTGCGGCCAAAGGCATCCAGAAGGTGGCCATTCTCGTGACAGACGGCAGAAGCCAGGATTACGTTCTAGAACCTTCCAAGGAAGCCGCTAAGGCAGGGATCCGCATGTTTGCAGTGGGCATCGGGGAGGCACTTAaggaagagctggaggagatcgCGGCGGAGCCAAAGAACGCCCATGTTTTCCATGTGACTGATTTCAATGCCATCGATAAGATCAGAGGCAGACtgaggaggaggctgtgtgaga atgTACTGTGTCCAAACATGAAGGTACAACCAGACCGTTTCAAACCCAACAGCACCAGTTATGGACTTCAGGAGGTTCCAG GATTTGACCTCATGGATTACTTCAAAGTTGATGACGTTTTGGGAACAAGAGTCGACGAGGGTCAAAGCTCCTACGTTCGTCTGGGGACCATGCCCATTGTACAGCAAACAGA AGATGTATTCACCCAAGGCTTACCAGATGAATATGCCTTTGTGACAACATTCAAATTCAGAAAGACCTCACGAAGGGAAGATTGGTACCTCTGGCAGATTTATGACAAGTATGGTATTCCTCAG GTGTCTATCCGTCTCGACGGTGAAAACAAGGCAGTGGAATACAACGCTGTAGGATTGACCAAGGATGCAGTGAGAGCTGTGTTTAAGAATTCAGAAGTGGACAACCTATTTGACCGCAACTGGCACAAGATTGCTCTCAGTGTAGAGGCGAAGCAAGTGACCCTCTTCCTGGACTGCAAGAAAATCCAGACATTGCCcatagaggacagggaggataTCGACATCCAAGGGAAGACTGTCATTGGAAAGAGGCTGTACGACAGTGTACCAATAGAT TTTGACCTCCAGAGGATGATGATCTACTGTGATTCCAAGCATGCCGAGTTGGAGTCCTGCTGTGATCTGCCCACTGGGCCG TGCCCCAAGCAGGTGGTGACAGAGGCACCCCCTGTGCTgattcccacccccacccccacaagtGGGGAGCAAAAAAGAGGACCCGAAGTCAATTGTTCCTGTCCCGCTGGTGAAAGG GGAGCGATCGGTGTACCTGGCATTGCAGGTCTCAAGGGTGAAAAG GGTGATGCTGGCAGTTTAGGCCCAGCTGGACCTCCTGGCCTGAACGGACAAAAAGGAGAAACT GGCAAAGTTATCTCTGTCAAGGGTGACAGGGGTCTCAAG GGTGACAGTGGCAGTAAGGGCTCATTAGGTGATAAAGGgcaaaaaggagagaag GGAACCAGTGGAGTAGCTGGATTTGCTGGAAAACAGGGCGAGAGAGGCACCAAA GGTGAAGCTGGGGCTGCAGGTGACCCAGGTCTGCCTGGCCCATTGGGACCAAAG GGAGTTCAAGGAGATTCTGGACCTATTGGCACACCTGGACCCAAAGGTGTTTCT GGGACCAGTGGTGTGAAAGGAGAAAAAGGAACATCAGGAACAAGG GGAGATGCAGGTCTGGATGGATTGCCTGGAAAGCCTGGTGTTTCTGGTAAAGAT GGTTTGAGAGGACTGATTGGTACACCTGGGCCCAGCGGCATCAAAGGGGATAAG ggagagaggggcctggCCGGGTTACCTGGAGATGTG GTTCAAAAAGAAGGCTTGAAAGGAGAAGCT GGGCCCCCTGGCCCTGCTGGCCCCCAGGGACGAGACGGACCCCCAGGGCCTCCT GGTGAACCTGGACGATTAGGCTTACCTGGTGAGCCTGGAGAGTTTGGACAAAGG ggaaagaaaggagagagtggaTTACCAGGTGTTGATGGCCTACCTGGATCCCCT GGTGCACAGGGTCCTCCAGGGCAACATGGAAACCCTGGACAAACAGGTCCACCT GGTCTACCTGGTGAAATTGGATTTTCTGGTAAACCAGGGGAGTCAGGAAAAGCC ggTTTGCCTGGTAAAGATGGCCTGGATGGTTTTCCAGGAAATGATGGGGCCAAG GGATCTCGGGGAGAGTCTGGAACAGATGGCTTCCCTGGTAAATCTGGACCTAAG GGTGATGATGGACCTCCTGGCCCCAGAGGGCCTCCAGGAGAGAGG ggagaggggggtctaCCTGGACAACAAGGTGTTGCTGGgccaagaggagagaaaggaagccAG GGTGACAGGGGAAAAGATGGTTCTTTCGGGCCAAAAGGTGACAAAGGAGACAAG gGTGATACAGGATCCAGAGGGGCTCCTGGGATACCAGGAAAC GTTGCCAATGTAATTCCTGAGCCTGGTGAACCA GGTAAACCTGGAGAGCAAGGTGTAAAGGGAGAACAAGGAAAACCAGGAGACTTG GGTCCACGAGGGTTGCCTGGTGAACAAGGCTTTAAGGGACTGCCTGGGTCTCAG GGTCCGAAAGGTGACATCGGCCCCAAAGGCGAGACAGGGCGAGTGGGAGATCCG GGTCCTCCTGGTTTGACTGGTTCTCAAGGCTCTCGCGGACTACCAGGCAACGTG GGAATCCCTGGAACCCTCGGGCCTCCTGGCCTAGCAGGACAAAGAGGAGACAGG GGAGAGCTGGGAAAGGACGGACGTGCAGGCCCCCCGGGGGCCCCTGGAGAGCCTGGTGTAGTCGGACCTCCTGGGCCACCGGGGAAGGGAAAAGACGGACTGAAT GGGGAACCTGGACCACTGGGAATCCAAGGACCTCCTGGACTTAAG GGTCAACCTGGATCACAAGGACTGCAGGGGTTGCCAGGAGACAGGGGTGCCCAAGGAGAAGGCAAAGTTGGCCCCCCG GGAGCCCCAGGGCCCAGAGGAGAACTTGGATCTCAG GGCATGAGAGGACCCACAGGGGTTGCTGGTCCTCAGGGTCCTGCAGGTCACAAC GGCTTGCCAGGAAGACCAGGGGACAAAGGACCTCAAGGAGAGCCA GGGAAGGCAGCAGACTTGTCCGATTTGAATCTGAAG GATGTGTGCTCAGACTGTCCCCCAGGCCCCGCAGGCCCCCCTGGGCTCCCAGGAGCCCCCGGAGACAAAGGACACACAGGACCCCCGGGGAAAAACGGACAAGATGGCTACCAA GGCCAGCCGGGCCCTAGCGGCCCCCCGGGCCCCTCAGGAGCTGATGGAACCAAG ggtgtgaaaggagaTCGAGGCCCTGGAGGAGCACCAGGAGACAAAGGTGAAAAG ggacacACAGGACCCCCTGGGCACCCAGGACCTGTTGGCATTGCGGGCCAACCT GGTGCAGACGGCCAGCCTGGACCCATTGGCTCCCCGGGATCCCCCGGAGAAAAG GGCAAGGAGGGCCTCAAAGGCATCCAGGGACCTCCAGGTCTGCCAGGGTTGATG GGAATGGCTGGGAAAATGGGCAAAGATGGCCGACCAGGGGAACAGGGAGAGCAT GGTAAGCAGGGTGAACCCGGACCCCCAGGCAACAGTGGACTCAGAGGACTGCCT GGCTTCAAGGGCCACAGAGGAGAACCTGGGCAgccagggtcaaag GGTGAAGATGGAAAACAGGGACTTCCTGGTCGGGAGGGCTCACCTGGAAAAGAC GGTAACCAGGGAGCCTCAGGACCAGAGGGCCTCATGGGTCCAAGAGGAGAATCG GGCAAACCAGGTGAACCAGGTCCATCAGGGAAGCCTGGATCTCCTGGAACTCCA GGTCCATCCGGAGTGAAGGGAGAGCCTGGAAACCCTGGATTACCAGGCTTTAGTGGGCCAAAAGGACCTGCG GGTCCATCTGGTCCCATCGGCCCAGAGGGAAAGCAG GGGATGCAAGGCAGAGTGGGTGATCGGGGTAtcaaaggagagagg GGCGATTCGGGTACCAAAGGAGATAAAGGCCCCACAGGAGACCCAGGTATGCCTGGTAACCCCGGAACCCCCGGCCGCAAGGGCCACACAGGGATGATGGGCATGTCAGGACCCCCTGGAGACTCGGGCCCCAATGGGCCTCAAGGATCACCAGGAAACCCAGGTCTTCCAGGCCCAAGA GGAGAGTCGGTGTCACTGGAGCAAATGAGACGACTCATACAGGAAGAACTGTCAAAGCAGTTAGATG CCAAATTGGCGTACCTCATGGCCCAGGTGCAGCCAGCCCATGTGAAGAGCACAGCCGGTCGCCCGGGACCGCCCGGACCCTCAGGCAAAGACGGCAACCCTGGGCGAGCAGGGCCCCCCGGGGAGCCCGGCATGCCTGGCCAGAACGGAGGAGACGGCATCAGGGGACCCCTGGGCCCTAAAG GTgagagaggaagcagaggagaaaaaggagaagTTGGAgttggacagagaggagagattggTCCGGCTGGTCCCATAG GGCCTGCTGGTATGCCAGGCTACAGTAAAGACGGGATGCCAGGGGCGGCAGGAACTCAGGGAGAGCCCGGGAACCCAGGACCCCACGGGCAGCCCGGGCCCACGGGACCCCCTGGCCAGTGTGACCCTTCACAGTGTGCCTACTATGCCAGCCTGGCATCAAGACCTCACACCAAAAATGTCAAAGGGGcctaa